A segment of the Solanum lycopersicum chromosome 9, SLM_r2.1 genome:
GAGCATTCCAGTCTATTGGGGGACCATCCGACCTCCCAAATAAAAGCCGGTCTAAGCTTCCATGAAAAAGCATTTCATAAACCAACATTCTGTGCTCAGAACCTTCCCGTGCATGGAAACCAATCAGTTTACAAAGTGATGGATGTTGCAAAGAAGCTAGTGTATTCACCTCAGTCACAAACTCCTTCAACCCCTGAAAAGCAAAAAGATAGTGAGTCCTACAAAACTCATAAAGAATTGTAAAAACAAGTAACCTGCCAAATTGTATCCTAAATATAAAACCAAGAAAACTAGACCATTTTTTCCGTGACATGATCTACAAATCAAGATTTTCAATACGGTGTGACGCAGGAGTTGCATCCCAGAAATTCTACCTCTGGATAGCAACCTTGCTTCTCTAAAATTACATACGTAAGATGATGAAGAAACAAAACACTAATCTAGCCAAAGTATGAGCCTTCCCAATATTAGATATCACATGGAAATCAGACGAAAGATGCCGACCCCCTCCTCActtaatcaaaaggaaaaaagggGAGGGGCACCAAAGATGATCAGTAGATATGCAAGATAATTCAAAGTCAATAAATCATACCTGCGAAGAAGGATGAAGCCGGGTTACAGTGGCTTCAAGCTTCTTTGCACCAGTGGCATCATCTCCAAAAGAAGCTTTGTAAATAACAGAAGAGAGACCTTCTGACATACATCGCTCAGGAGAGAAGCGGTGGCAGGCAGCAGCAAGTTCTTCAAATGAGAAGTTCCTGAGTGCTCCAGTAGAAGGCAGTGTTGAAGGCAGTGTAAGAGGCAGTGGCAGGGGTCCAGAGGCATTTAAAGGACCGCTGGCATTACCAACTTTAAAGCTTCCCATAGTCTTGAGAGTGGCAGCAGCACTCTGTGGAGATGGAAGAGGAAGAGGCTGAGGACTTGGTGATTGGTATTCCTTGATTAAACCAATACGACTCCTGAACTCATCATGTTcctcacattcatttgatgctAGCGCATCTTGTTCTGCGGTGTCCAGGCTAGACGGAGCAGAGAGTGCCCGTGCCCTACTGCTCGTAACTCTATTATTTGACTGTACAGGTTTTACTCTAGTTCTAAAACTTGGAGGTGCCGACTGCAACGACCGTGTCTGCACCTGAGGCTCGGGCAATGCAGTAGGAGAATGTTCTTGAGGATTCACACGTTTAATATGAATACTCTGTTCAGACTTCTTCTTCTTACTTTTTAACACTGTGAAACAACCCATCTTTGTTGTTAACACACTCCTGCCAAATCAGTAGCATAAACAAACTTACGATTCCATTGCGAAATACAACCCCAACTCAATTTCAATTCAACCTTCATGTTTCAGAAATTATCAAAAGAATCTACAGATTTACACAAttccaatataaataaaatttcctAGGTTTGAGAGGCAAAAAATCAACAAGGGAAAAAACGTatatactaaataaataaaattatcaaaattccaACAAAACATAAGGTGATACGCAATCAATTACGACATACTAGcattaaacattaaataaaaaaggcCAAAACTGTTCTTCTGAATTTGACATTCATATTGAATAAGATGATCCAGTAGAAATTGTATTCTTTTCCTTCGAAAATCATGAACAATGACAAACCAATCTAAACAGCAAACACGAACAAGGATTCGTAATAACAAACAGAACAATCAATTCATAGAAAACGAACCTTGAAAAATTGCGAGCTCC
Coding sequences within it:
- the LOC101251917 gene encoding probable serine/threonine-protein kinase PBL11 isoform X1, whose product is MGCFTVLKSKKKKSEQSIHIKRVNPQEHSPTALPEPQVQTRSLQSAPPSFRTRVKPVQSNNRVTSSRARALSAPSSLDTAEQDALASNECEEHDEFRSRIGLIKEYQSPSPQPLPLPSPQSAAATLKTMGSFKVGNASGPLNASGPLPLPLTLPSTLPSTGALRNFSFEELAAACHRFSPERCMSEGLSSVIYKASFGDDATGAKKLEATVTRLHPSSQGLKEFVTEVNTLASLQHPSLCKLIGFHAREGSEHRMLVYEMLFHGSLDRLLFGRSDGPPIDWNARTKIALCAAQGLTFLHEEGPFQVAMFHEFSTANIQIDKDCSAKLSGYGCITRIQETDISCSSAALANLSEETLERGLVTPKSNVWSFGIVLLELLTGRKNLSSRHPKEERNLVKWSKLFLADDSRLSLIMDPRLKGRFPAKAARTVADIAQRCLQKDPSERPTMRAVVEQLKTVQVMKYPSRFPLQEPRAVGVKHMSKSPSLNGIITPTSRLSFSPSPPTHPISISPTRTAAPLLSLPSCSSILSTEDFDRLENRRPSSSSVRRSSVEGF
- the LOC101251917 gene encoding probable serine/threonine-protein kinase PBL11 isoform X2, which gives rise to MGCFTVLKSKKKKSEQSIHIKRVNPQEHSPTALPEPQVQTRSLQSAPPSFRTRVKPVQSNNRVTSSRARALSAPSSLDTAEQDALASNECEEHDEFRSRIGLIKEYQSPSPQPLPLPSPQSAAATLKTMGSFKVGNASGPLNASGPLPLPLTLPSTLPSTGALRNFSFEELAAACHRFSPERCMSEGLSSVIYKASFGDDATGAKKLEATVTRLHPSSQGLKEFVTEVNTLASLQHPSLCKLIGFHAREGSEHRMLVYEMLFHGSLDRLLFGRSDGPPIDWNARTKIALCAAQGLTFLHEEGPFQAMFHEFSTANIQIDKDCSAKLSGYGCITRIQETDISCSSAALANLSEETLERGLVTPKSNVWSFGIVLLELLTGRKNLSSRHPKEERNLVKWSKLFLADDSRLSLIMDPRLKGRFPAKAARTVADIAQRCLQKDPSERPTMRAVVEQLKTVQVMKYPSRFPLQEPRAVGVKHMSKSPSLNGIITPTSRLSFSPSPPTHPISISPTRTAAPLLSLPSCSSILSTEDFDRLENRRPSSSSVRRSSVEGF